Proteins from a genomic interval of Acetobacterium woodii DSM 1030:
- a CDS encoding response regulator: protein MKIKNLRVKSQLSIGFGIILILVLLLGVVVYFQTTAIVNQAETMYEHPFKVSKAIEQLNADILNMQVHLRDLVLIDTVNQDELNELFAQSDADIHVQFDILRELYLGPKQDVEAAYNAYIDWKTSTLKITDNVFSGDLETAKKSLLPGEMVATSRETLLAKIDVIRSFANNKADSLYLNTNNLYTTIKLQVSLFIFLCVAFSSGIGFILIRNLQEPIDELTRATDEFHNGNQNARSRYRYSNEFGILSESFNELAGDIQKNMELSEKSENFIKVMVGEEDVREFFKKTLNLLLINTDSQVGAVYLLDYQNNQFEYFESIGLDENGRKSFDYDTLEGEFGASIASGRYRLIRDIPADSRFTFYTVYGKFIPREIISIPIIFGEKVIAMISLAAISKYAQKSIDFIEATVNTMSARIEGILAYRTIKEFSEKMEIQNRELDAQKNEMEEQSVELMHQNIELEMQKKELKEANQLKTNFLSNMSHELRTPLNSVIALSGILNRRLRNAIPEEEYSYLEVIERNGKNLLALINDILDISRIEAGREEVDITTFNVNLLINDVVEMLAPQANQKDVLCVNTSKGTSVYINSDSDKCRHILENLAGNAVKFTEKGKVELSLNQDQENIEIRVKDTGIGIDKNYLPFVFEEFRQADGSTSRKFGGTGLGLAIAKKYANLLGGTIRVKSQVGQGSEFILSLPINYSIENRVHEEIPVKKAETFKFKTDEGRGHLANKQLIEPSTKTLLLVEDSEPAVIQIRDLLAESGYTIRVARDAEEAFKIIEEVIPDAMILDLMMPGIDGFELLGVLREAEATAEIPVLILTAKHISKDELKFLTRNNIHQLIQKGDINREDLKQAVASMLYPEVKEKNIKQFEAETNQRKPLVLAVEDNPDNMITVKALLEDHFSVLEAVDGNEGIEMAKQFVPDLILMDIALPGINGIQAFKTIRALPALHKIPVIALTASAMTQDREGILAQGFDAFIPKPIIEREFLKVIREVLYDR from the coding sequence ATTAGGAGTTGTGGTTTATTTTCAAACCACTGCTATTGTTAATCAGGCAGAAACTATGTACGAGCATCCATTTAAAGTCTCTAAGGCGATTGAGCAGTTGAATGCCGATATTTTGAATATGCAGGTACATCTAAGAGATTTGGTCTTGATTGACACAGTTAATCAGGATGAGTTAAATGAATTATTTGCGCAGAGTGATGCGGATATTCATGTACAATTTGATATTTTACGAGAACTTTATTTGGGCCCGAAGCAAGATGTTGAAGCGGCTTATAATGCTTATATTGATTGGAAAACAAGCACCTTAAAAATTACCGATAATGTGTTTTCCGGAGATCTTGAAACAGCGAAAAAAAGTTTACTACCCGGGGAAATGGTTGCGACATCTCGAGAAACATTGCTCGCAAAGATAGATGTCATTAGAAGTTTTGCCAATAACAAAGCCGATTCATTATATTTAAATACAAACAATTTATATACGACGATAAAATTACAAGTGTCATTGTTTATCTTTTTATGTGTTGCTTTTTCAAGCGGCATAGGTTTTATTTTGATTCGTAATCTTCAGGAACCGATTGATGAATTAACCAGAGCCACCGATGAATTTCATAACGGCAACCAAAATGCCAGAAGTAGATATCGTTATAGTAATGAGTTTGGGATCTTGTCCGAATCGTTTAATGAATTGGCTGGGGATATTCAAAAAAATATGGAATTAAGCGAAAAAAGCGAAAATTTCATCAAGGTAATGGTAGGGGAAGAAGATGTCAGAGAATTTTTCAAAAAAACACTCAACTTACTTTTGATAAATACTGATTCTCAAGTTGGTGCCGTTTATTTGTTGGATTACCAAAATAATCAGTTTGAGTATTTCGAATCCATTGGCCTGGATGAAAACGGCCGAAAGTCATTTGATTATGATACCCTTGAAGGTGAGTTTGGAGCATCCATTGCCAGCGGCAGATATCGACTCATTCGGGATATTCCGGCTGATTCACGTTTTACATTTTATACCGTTTACGGAAAATTTATACCCCGAGAAATCATCAGTATCCCGATTATTTTTGGCGAAAAAGTGATTGCGATGATATCATTAGCGGCGATTAGCAAATATGCCCAAAAATCGATTGATTTTATTGAGGCCACGGTTAATACCATGAGTGCCAGAATTGAAGGGATCTTGGCCTATCGTACGATTAAAGAATTCTCAGAAAAAATGGAAATTCAAAATCGTGAACTGGATGCTCAGAAAAATGAAATGGAAGAACAATCAGTAGAATTGATGCATCAGAACATTGAACTGGAAATGCAGAAAAAAGAATTAAAAGAGGCTAATCAACTCAAGACAAACTTTTTATCAAATATGAGCCATGAGTTACGAACCCCTCTTAATTCGGTGATTGCGCTTTCTGGGATTCTTAATCGACGGCTTCGCAATGCGATTCCAGAGGAGGAATATAGTTATCTGGAAGTGATTGAACGGAATGGAAAAAATCTCCTGGCGTTGATTAATGATATTTTAGATATTTCTCGGATCGAAGCCGGGCGGGAAGAGGTCGACATCACCACCTTTAATGTCAATTTGTTAATCAATGATGTGGTGGAAATGCTGGCGCCGCAAGCAAATCAGAAAGATGTTTTATGTGTGAATACATCTAAAGGTACAAGTGTGTACATTAATAGTGACAGTGATAAATGCCGACATATTCTTGAAAACCTGGCCGGTAACGCGGTTAAATTTACTGAAAAAGGTAAAGTTGAGTTATCGCTTAATCAAGATCAGGAAAATATCGAAATTCGGGTCAAAGATACGGGAATTGGGATCGATAAAAACTATCTACCATTTGTTTTTGAGGAATTTAGACAAGCAGATGGCAGCACTTCGCGGAAATTCGGAGGAACCGGGTTGGGCTTGGCGATTGCCAAAAAATATGCTAATTTGCTAGGCGGAACAATTCGGGTTAAAAGCCAGGTTGGACAAGGGTCCGAGTTCATTCTTTCATTGCCGATCAATTATTCCATTGAAAACCGGGTGCATGAAGAAATACCGGTTAAAAAAGCAGAAACTTTCAAATTTAAGACGGACGAAGGGAGAGGACATTTAGCGAACAAACAATTAATTGAACCTTCAACAAAGACCCTTTTATTGGTTGAAGACAGTGAGCCGGCGGTGATTCAAATCAGAGATTTGCTGGCGGAAAGTGGATACACGATTCGCGTGGCGCGAGATGCCGAAGAAGCTTTTAAAATTATTGAAGAAGTTATTCCCGATGCAATGATTTTAGATTTAATGATGCCAGGAATTGATGGTTTTGAATTGCTCGGCGTTTTAAGAGAGGCGGAAGCAACTGCGGAAATTCCGGTATTAATTCTTACCGCAAAACATATTTCGAAAGATGAGCTAAAATTTTTGACCCGGAATAATATCCATCAACTGATTCAAAAGGGTGATATTAATCGAGAAGATCTTAAACAAGCGGTTGCCTCGATGCTTTATCCGGAAGTTAAAGAAAAAAATATCAAACAATTTGAAGCCGAAACCAATCAACGAAAACCATTGGTGTTGGCAGTTGAAGATAATCCGGATAATATGATTACGGTTAAGGCGTTACTGGAAGATCATTTTTCGGTGTTAGAGGCTGTTGATGGGAACGAAGGAATTGAGATGGCTAAACAATTTGTCCCAGATTTGATACTGATGGATATTGCATTGCCCGGGATAAATGGGATTCAGGCATTCAAGACGATTCGTGCGTTACCGGCCTTACATAAAATACCGGTGATTGCCTTAACCGCCAGTGCCATGACCCAAGACCGTGAAGGCATTTTGGCTCAGGGATTTGATGCATTTATACCCAAACCGATTATCGAACGGGAATTTTTAAAGGTGATACGCGAGGTGCTCTATGACAGATAG
- a CDS encoding HD domain-containing protein produces the protein MTDRTLKFLVIDDNMDNLITLRALIKEVFPVSEVFTARAGVIGIEIAKEKDPDVILLDIVMPGMDGFEVCRHLKADQETKEIPVVFVTAIKGDREDRIMALESGAEAFLAKPIDESELTAQIRAMIKIKNANRQKRDEKGRLAQLVEEKTAELKLAHQKTIELLENLKTSEERNRRLITQMEQGLVLQEFIFDENEKEQDCQFLYVNSSFERLTGLKSHEIIGKTLTEIMPDSQQFLLSQYICLLRTNESVRFEKYFEQFEKYFEVVAYLPETRQVATIISDITKRKKNEEAICYLSDHDYLTGVYNRRYYEEALTKIDVAENMPLSLVISDVNGLKLINESFGHAVGDELLKKVADIIVKECRDQDIVARLSGDEFIILLPRTDGVQTAQLVKNMKNNALKESIGAIEFSISFGYETKAHVNEDVQEVLKNAENNMYRHKLYESASIKNKTIDLIMNTLYEKSSREMLHSQRVSEICEQIAIKMNFDQDDISQVKTAGLIHDIGKMGIDEKILNKPGTLDQDEWKKMQRHPEIGYRILSSSSEFSELSRYVLEHQERWDGTGYPKMLKGEEISIQARIIGVADAFDAMTCDRAYRKGLSVEEAVAEIKKCAGTQFDPVIADVFVEKVLLKS, from the coding sequence ATGACAGATAGAACGTTAAAGTTTTTGGTGATTGATGATAATATGGATAACTTAATTACCTTACGAGCCTTGATTAAAGAAGTTTTTCCGGTATCTGAGGTGTTTACGGCAAGAGCTGGGGTCATCGGGATAGAAATTGCCAAAGAAAAAGATCCAGATGTTATTTTGTTGGATATTGTAATGCCAGGCATGGATGGTTTTGAAGTCTGTCGGCATTTAAAAGCAGATCAAGAAACAAAAGAGATCCCGGTTGTTTTTGTAACTGCGATTAAAGGCGATCGAGAAGATCGGATTATGGCACTGGAATCGGGAGCCGAGGCTTTTTTAGCCAAACCGATTGATGAATCTGAACTTACTGCTCAGATTCGGGCGATGATTAAAATAAAAAATGCCAATCGTCAAAAACGGGACGAAAAAGGTCGATTAGCACAGTTGGTCGAAGAGAAGACCGCGGAATTAAAATTGGCACACCAGAAAACGATTGAACTTTTAGAGAATTTGAAAACAAGCGAAGAAAGAAATCGGCGATTGATTACACAAATGGAGCAAGGCCTGGTACTGCAGGAATTTATTTTCGATGAAAATGAAAAAGAACAGGACTGTCAATTTTTGTATGTCAATAGTAGTTTTGAACGTCTCACGGGTTTAAAAAGTCATGAAATTATCGGAAAAACGTTAACCGAAATTATGCCGGACTCACAACAATTTTTATTGTCGCAATACATTTGTTTGTTAAGAACAAATGAATCGGTCCGTTTTGAAAAATACTTTGAACAATTTGAAAAATATTTTGAAGTAGTCGCTTATTTACCTGAAACACGACAGGTCGCAACAATTATTTCCGACATCACGAAAAGAAAAAAAAATGAAGAAGCGATTTGTTATTTAAGTGACCATGATTATCTGACCGGGGTTTATAATCGACGTTACTATGAAGAAGCATTAACAAAAATTGATGTCGCCGAAAATATGCCGTTAAGTTTAGTGATATCCGATGTGAACGGATTAAAACTGATTAATGAATCATTTGGTCATGCTGTCGGTGATGAACTGCTAAAAAAAGTAGCAGATATTATTGTTAAGGAGTGTCGGGATCAGGATATTGTCGCACGACTTAGCGGCGATGAATTTATTATTTTACTGCCTCGCACCGACGGAGTACAAACGGCTCAATTGGTCAAAAATATGAAAAATAATGCCCTGAAAGAGTCGATTGGAGCGATTGAATTTTCGATTTCATTTGGTTATGAAACAAAAGCGCATGTCAATGAGGATGTTCAAGAGGTATTAAAAAATGCCGAAAATAATATGTATCGACATAAATTGTATGAAAGTGCAAGCATTAAAAATAAAACCATTGATTTGATTATGAATACCCTTTATGAAAAAAGCAGCCGTGAGATGCTTCATTCTCAGCGGGTTAGTGAAATTTGCGAGCAGATAGCAATAAAAATGAATTTTGACCAGGATGATATCAGTCAGGTAAAAACGGCCGGACTCATTCATGATATTGGAAAAATGGGAATTGATGAAAAAATACTCAATAAACCAGGTACATTGGACCAGGATGAATGGAAGAAAATGCAGCGGCACCCAGAGATTGGTTATCGTATTTTAAGCTCATCCAGTGAATTTTCCGAGTTGTCCAGATATGTACTTGAACATCAGGAACGATGGGATGGAACAGGATACCCAAAGATGTTAAAAGGCGAAGAAATTTCGATCCAGGCACGAATCATTGGCGTTGCCGATGCATTTGATGCGATGACCTGTGATCGGGCTTATCGAAAAGGATTAAGTGTGGAAGAAGCCGTTGCAGAAATAAAAAAATGCGCCGGAACGCAGTTCGACCCTGTTATCGCCGATGTTTTTGTTGAAAAAGTTTTGCTTAAAAGTTAA